One stretch of Chiloscyllium plagiosum isolate BGI_BamShark_2017 chromosome 17, ASM401019v2, whole genome shotgun sequence DNA includes these proteins:
- the cbln1 gene encoding cerebellin-1, translating to MLELLFGLVCFAGLVCGQNETEPIVLEGKCLVVCDSNPTSDPTGTALGISVRSGSAKVAFSVIRSTNHEPSEMSNRTMIIYFDNILVNVGSNFDSERSTFIAPRKGIYSFNFHVVKVYNRQTIQVSLMLNGWPLISAFAGDQDVTREAASNGVLTQMEKGDRAYLKLERGNLMGGWKYSTFSGFLVFPL from the exons ATGTTGGAGTTGCTGTTCGGTTTGGTTTGCTTTGCGGGACTCGTGTGCGGACAGAATGAGACAGAACCCATCGTCCTGGAGGGCAAGTGCCTGGTGGTTTGTGACTCGAATCCCACCTCGGATCCTACGGGGACTGCGCTCGGGATTTCTGTGCGATCCGGCAGCGCCAAGGTGGCTTTCTCAGTGATCAGGAGCACCAACCATGAGCCCTCAGAGATGAGCAACAGGACCATGATCATCTACTTTGACAAT ATACTAGTGAATGTGGGTTCTAATTTTGACTCGGAGAGAAGCACCTTCATAGCGCCGCGGAAAGGAATTTACAGTTTTAACTTCCACGTGGTAAAGGTGTATAACCGGCAAACGATCCAG GTAAGCCTGATGCTGAATGGATGGCCGTTGATTTCAGCCTTTGCAGGAGATCAGGATGTGACAAGAGAGGCTGCCAGCAATGGAGTGTTGACCCAGATGGAAAAGGGAGACCGAGCCTACCTTAAACTAGAACGCGGAAACCTAATGGGAGGGTGGAAATACTCAACTTTCTCCGGATTCCTGGTGTTTCCGCTTTAA